In Hermetia illucens chromosome 1, iHerIll2.2.curated.20191125, whole genome shotgun sequence, one genomic interval encodes:
- the LOC119646893 gene encoding NADH dehydrogenase [ubiquinone] flavoprotein 2, mitochondrial, which translates to MIANRAAAGLRVLKDGIRCISTSGVKRSDNLFVHRDTPEDNPDIPFEFTPENKKRVEAILSIYPEGHKRGAMIPLLDLAQRQYGWLPISAMHKVAEILDLPNMRVYEVATFYTMFMRKPTGTYHIQVCTTTPCWLRGSDEVLNTCKKQLGIGVGETTKDRKFTISEVECLGACVNAPMMAINDDYYEDLTAKDTENIIQQLKDGKVPKPGPYNGRFTSEPKGNPTSLTEEPKGPGFGIQPGL; encoded by the exons ATGATTGCTAATAGAGCTGCAGCGGGACTCCGCGTCCTG AAGGATGGAATCAGATGTATTAGCACATCTGGCGTAAAAAGGAGCGATAATCTATTCGTACATCGGGACACACCTGAAGACAATCCGGATATCCCTTTCGAATTCACCCCTGAGAATAAGAAG CGCGTTGAAGCAATTCTGAGCATCTACCCCGAAGGACATAAACGTGGTGCCATGATTCCCCTCCTTGATTTGGCCCAAAGGCAATATGGATGGTTGCCGATTTCTGCTATGCATAAAGTAGCTGAAATATTAGATCTTCCAAATATGCGCGTATATGAAGTTGCAACTTTCTATACAATGTTTATGCGTAAGCCAACAGGAACTTATCATATTCAAGTTTGCACGACTACCCCATGTTGGCTTCGCGGCTCAGATGAAGTTTTAAATACATGCAAG AAACAACTTGGCATTGGTGTTGGCGAGACGACGAAGGATCGAAAATTTACCATCTCCGAAGTTGAATGTTTAGGTGCATGCGTTAATGCACCTATGATGGCTATTAATGATGATTATTAC gAAGATTTGACGGCGAAAGATACTGAGAACATTATCCAACAATTAAAAGATGGGAAAGTACCAAAACCGGGTCCATACAATGGACGCTTTACATCTGAACCTAAAGGCAATCCTACATCATTGACTGAGGAGCCAAAAGGTCCTGGGTTCGGAATTCAACCCGGTTTGtaa